In Eriocheir sinensis breed Jianghai 21 chromosome 10, ASM2467909v1, whole genome shotgun sequence, the following proteins share a genomic window:
- the LOC126996581 gene encoding uncharacterized protein LOC126996581 isoform X2, with product MNLSISMSGIPLLVRQRSRGGAAGGSMSGPTRGRRNSVAGGPRRQLSRRVSRRDSRRGTKNRRRSSVHPPIHMPKEGEAEEEKEEKEKVPTMRRLSRLLSNAGPALVRRVSKLRRKSLAREYPKTLFNFVSVEADGLYCASVSSALASVQFWLD from the exons CGGCATCCCCTTGTTGGTGAGGCAGCGGAGTCGTGGGGGCGCTGCCGGGGGCTCCATGTCGGGCCCCACGAGAGGAAGGCGCAACAGCGTGGCGGGCGGCCCCAGGAGGCAGCTCTCCCGCCGTGTCTCGAGGCGGGACTCACGGCGGGGCACCAAGAACAGGCGGCGCAGCTCAGTCCACCCGCCCATCCACATGCCTAAGGAGG gcgaggcggaggaagagaaggaggagaaggagaaggtccCCACCATGCGGAGACTCTCCCGCCTGCTGTCCAACGCCGGTCCCGCCCTCGTCCGCCGCGTCTCCAAGCTGCGCAGGAAAAGCTTAGCTCGTGAGTATCCAAAGACCTTGTTCAACTTTGTCTCCGTAGAGGCCGACGGGCTTTACTGTGCGTCCGTGTCATCAGCGTTGGCCTCAGTTCAATTTTGGCTTGACTGA